The nucleotide window AAAATCACGAAGGTTGATGACTTCGCAAAAAGTCATCAATGCGCCCCGCGCGGGGCGCCCAAATCAATGACTCACTCCATAAGTCATTGATTTGTAGGGAAAGGGAAAACGACCATTTTCCCTTTCCGTGGAGCGAAAAGTCCCGGATTGGGCTTTTTGCGACCCTATCAAGGTTGAGAAATGCCATATGGTTATCTACTGGGTCAGGCCGCTTCCCGGGTGCGGCCCTCTCGTGTCGCTTCCATGGATCTGGGTGTGGCAGTTGCTGCATCGTGTGTACATCGCGGCTTTGACCCCGGCCGAGGGGGACGACGGAGAGGTGAAATCGGTGTGGCCGGCGTGGCACTGAAGACAAAGGAACGGTTCCTGGACGTTCAGCATATCCGCGAACACGGATCCGTGGGGCGAATGACAGGTGGTGCACTCATCGGTCACGTCCGCATGCTCCCACGCGAAGGGACCGATGAGCTGCCCGTGGCAGCTGATGCACAGCCCTCGCTGGTCCATGGCTTTAAGGCCCCGCTGGTTCTGGGTCCCGTGAGGGTTGTGGCAATCGACACACAGCATTTTGCCTTCAGGAACGGGGTGGCGGGACACGTGGGAAAAGGCCGCCCGGACATCGTCATGACACCCCATGCACTGCCTGTTGATCTCCACCCCCGCGAGCTTCTGGCGGGAACTCTTGTGCAGCTTGTGGCAGTCCGAGCAGCTGATCTCGTTGCGGGCGTGATCGCCGAAAGGCCAGTGCTGCATGTTGGCCATGGAGTAGGAACTGTGGCACTTGAGGCAGAGCATGGAAAGGGCCGCCGCGGGCAGTTCCTTGAGCTGGACGAACTTCGAGGTGTCACACTTGTTGTTTTCGGCGATAAAGTCGGGGTCGATGGCCTCGCTGGCAGGGCCGTGACAGGTCTCGCAGTTGACGAGGGGCATATCGGTCCCCTCCGCCTTCTGGTGACCGTGAACGCTGTCGGCGAGAAACGCCGCCGCCTGGTCGTGGTTATGGCAGGCCGCGAGGCAGGTCTCGTTGCCCACGTAATCGGCGAAGAGAGAACCGACGAGTAGCTTCTCGTACTCCCTCATGGGGACGACAGGCCGGCTGTTCTTCAGATCGGCGCACGAATAGGTCATCAAGGCTGCCACCAAGATGACCCCCAGGGCGGTCGCCCCGTTCGGGATCCTTTTCATCAGCCGCGGCATGGTCCCTCTCTCCTCTCTGGGTAAGCCCGGAACCGGAAATGGAAGGATGGTACGGTGGAAGGCTCCTTTCCACTTCTGATTTCCAGAAAACGGAAGACGTAAACTATCTGGTCATCAAAGCCTTTTACCACATAACGAGGGGGATGTTCAAGTTTTCACTAAATCCCCGGAATCGCGACAGAATTGCTTTTCAAGGGGATTTGGACTTTGGACTTTGGACTTTGGGCTTTGGACTTTGGGCTTTGGACTTTGGACTTTGGGCTTTGGGCTTTGGACTGCTCCCCTGTCTCCGTTCCTGCCACGCCGTAGCCACCCTCCTGGCGTGACGAAGGCGGGTCGGTTCTTCGCCGCGTGTTGTAAACAGCCCTGCCATCGGCCACAGGCTCATCGGGAGAATCCGCAGCGTAAACCACCGTGTTGACCACACTGACGCGGTTTCCCATGCGAACTACCCTGGATT belongs to bacterium and includes:
- a CDS encoding DmsE family decaheme c-type cytochrome, which produces MPRLMKRIPNGATALGVILVAALMTYSCADLKNSRPVVPMREYEKLLVGSLFADYVGNETCLAACHNHDQAAAFLADSVHGHQKAEGTDMPLVNCETCHGPASEAIDPDFIAENNKCDTSKFVQLKELPAAALSMLCLKCHSSYSMANMQHWPFGDHARNEISCSDCHKLHKSSRQKLAGVEINRQCMGCHDDVRAAFSHVSRHPVPEGKMLCVDCHNPHGTQNQRGLKAMDQRGLCISCHGQLIGPFAWEHADVTDECTTCHSPHGSVFADMLNVQEPFLCLQCHAGHTDFTSPSSPSAGVKAAMYTRCSNCHTQIHGSDTRGPHPGSGLTQ
- a CDS encoding PaaI family thioesterase, producing the protein MSKDLSKHIEHMEQSIPFNRHIGFTVVEAREGYVKVRVPFRKEFIGDPRRPALHGGILSAVIDAAGGLAVWTQFALTDLISTVDMRVDYLRPGPDRDIVAESRVVRMGNRVSVVNTVVYAADSPDEPVADGRAVYNTRRRTDPPSSRQEGGYGVAGTETGEQSKAQSPKSKVQSPKSKAQSPKSKVQIPLKSNSVAIPGI